A section of the Sphingomonas sp. LT1P40 genome encodes:
- a CDS encoding aa3-type cytochrome c oxidase subunit IV: MAQSGDMKAHENTYGGFMRMLKVGTIVTVILAALVVWLIA; the protein is encoded by the coding sequence ATGGCCCAGAGCGGCGACATGAAGGCACATGAAAACACCTATGGCGGGTTCATGCGGATGCTGAAGGTCGGCACGATCGTCACCGTCATACTCGCCGCACTCGTCGTCTGGCTGATCGCCTGA
- the folP gene encoding dihydropteroate synthase, whose product MTFTLPAQAQLYLRPVQFADSPIDRDGELVRLAGGLLWFSAYELIAVADGKRVAQRTISVADLPPDERIQAIHVRITAPRPALQLGERTLRFDQPQVMGILNLTPDSFSDGGKHVGDPEAAASAGVGMAAQGAALIDVGGESTRPGAAEVWEGDEIARVVPVIERLARGGTLVSADTRKAGVMEAALAAGAHIVNDVAALLWDDRALDVVVRAGCPVVLMHAGDPKHGADGGRGYGDPLIEVYDWLEARIAAVVAAGVDRSRIIADPGIGFGKALSDNLALLNGLALFHGLGVPLLLGASRKRIIGALSNEAPADQRLGGSLALALKGAELGAQLLRVHDVPETVQALRVWRGLRDAALVGR is encoded by the coding sequence ATGACGTTCACGCTGCCCGCACAGGCGCAACTCTACCTGCGCCCTGTACAATTCGCGGATTCCCCGATCGACCGCGACGGCGAACTGGTGCGGCTGGCGGGCGGGCTTCTGTGGTTCTCCGCCTATGAACTGATCGCGGTCGCAGACGGCAAGCGCGTCGCCCAACGCACGATCTCCGTCGCCGACCTCCCTCCCGACGAACGCATTCAGGCGATCCACGTCCGCATCACCGCTCCCCGTCCCGCGCTCCAGCTGGGCGAGCGCACGCTGCGCTTCGACCAGCCGCAGGTGATGGGCATCCTCAACCTGACGCCAGACAGCTTCTCCGACGGCGGCAAGCATGTTGGCGATCCCGAAGCCGCCGCATCGGCGGGCGTCGGCATGGCGGCACAGGGCGCGGCGCTGATCGATGTCGGCGGCGAATCGACTCGCCCCGGCGCGGCGGAAGTATGGGAAGGCGACGAGATCGCCCGCGTGGTGCCCGTCATCGAACGCCTCGCGCGCGGCGGTACGCTCGTCTCCGCCGATACGCGCAAGGCCGGGGTGATGGAGGCGGCGCTGGCGGCAGGCGCACATATCGTCAACGACGTCGCGGCATTGCTGTGGGACGACCGCGCGCTCGATGTCGTGGTGCGCGCGGGCTGCCCGGTGGTGCTGATGCACGCCGGCGACCCGAAGCACGGCGCGGATGGCGGGCGCGGCTATGGCGACCCGCTGATCGAAGTCTATGACTGGCTGGAAGCGCGTATCGCCGCCGTCGTCGCGGCGGGCGTCGACCGCAGCCGCATCATCGCCGACCCCGGCATCGGGTTCGGCAAGGCATTGTCGGACAATCTGGCGTTACTGAACGGGCTGGCGCTGTTCCACGGGCTTGGCGTGCCGCTGCTGCTCGGGGCCAGTCGCAAGCGCATCATCGGCGCGCTGTCGAACGAAGCCCCCGCCGACCAGCGGCTGGGCGGCTCGCTGGCGCTGGCGCTCAAAGGGGCTGAACTCGGCGCGCAATTGCTGCGCGTCCATGACGTGCCGGAAACGGTGCAGGCCCTTCGCGTCTGGCGCGGCCTGCGCGACGCAGCGCTGGTCGGGCGTTAG
- a CDS encoding site-specific DNA-methyltransferase, translating to MDVRTRSWIDVLPLDTIIQQDCIEAMRALPAASIDMIFADPPYNLQLGGDLNRPDGSLVDAVNDEWDKFDSLNAYDAFTRAWLAEARRILKPNGTIWVIGSYHNIFKVGSAIQDLGFWILNDIIWRKANPMPNFKGTRFTNAHETLIWASMGEKAKYTFNYRSMKTLNDELQMRSDWEFPICGGQERLKKNGTKVHPTQKPEALLYRVMLACTKPGDVILDPFFGTGTTGAVAKRLRRHWIGIEREGGYVEAAQERIAAALPLDESAVTTMMAPRQAPRVAFGTLIETGYLTPGAILSDSKRKWRAVVKADGSLLTDCGTAGSIHKVGATLQNAPSCNGWTFWHHETPEGLRPIDTLRQTYLLATQP from the coding sequence GTGGACGTGCGCACCCGCAGCTGGATCGACGTCCTCCCGCTCGACACGATCATTCAACAGGATTGCATCGAGGCGATGCGCGCATTACCCGCCGCGTCGATCGACATGATCTTCGCCGATCCGCCCTATAATCTTCAGCTGGGCGGCGACCTCAACCGCCCCGATGGCAGCCTGGTCGATGCGGTCAACGACGAATGGGACAAGTTCGATTCGCTGAATGCCTATGACGCATTCACGCGGGCATGGCTGGCCGAGGCGCGTCGCATTCTGAAACCGAACGGCACGATCTGGGTGATCGGCAGCTATCACAATATCTTCAAGGTCGGCTCGGCGATCCAGGACCTCGGCTTCTGGATTCTCAACGACATCATCTGGCGCAAGGCCAATCCGATGCCCAATTTCAAGGGCACGCGCTTCACCAACGCGCATGAGACGCTGATCTGGGCGTCGATGGGCGAGAAGGCGAAATACACCTTCAACTATCGCAGCATGAAGACGCTAAACGACGAGCTTCAGATGCGCAGCGACTGGGAATTCCCGATCTGCGGCGGACAGGAGCGGCTGAAGAAGAACGGCACCAAGGTTCATCCGACGCAGAAACCCGAAGCGCTGCTGTATCGCGTGATGCTCGCCTGCACCAAGCCCGGCGACGTGATCCTCGATCCGTTCTTCGGCACCGGCACCACCGGCGCGGTGGCCAAACGGCTGCGTCGCCACTGGATCGGGATCGAGCGCGAAGGCGGCTATGTCGAGGCGGCACAGGAACGCATCGCTGCCGCGCTGCCGCTCGACGAATCCGCCGTGACGACGATGATGGCCCCGCGCCAGGCACCCCGCGTCGCGTTCGGCACGCTGATCGAAACCGGCTATCTCACCCCCGGCGCGATCCTGTCCGATTCCAAGCGTAAATGGCGCGCGGTGGTAAAGGCCGATGGCTCGCTGCTTACCGATTGCGGCACGGCGGGGTCTATCCACAAGGTGGGCGCGACGCTGCAGAATGCGCCGTCGTGCAATGGCTGGACCTTCTGGCACCACGAAACGCCCGAGGGGCTGCGGCCGATCGACACGCTGCGCCAGACCTATTTGCTGGCGACGCAGCCGTAA
- a CDS encoding NAD(P) transhydrogenase subunit alpha, with protein MKIAVLKETAAGERRVSATPETVKKFIALGAEVAVESGAGEAASFADDGYAAAGATVGSRADVLANADIVLGVAGPDVGSLSGIKSGAWLAAGLNPFGERERVDAYASLGIEALAMEFMPRITRAQSMDILSSQSNLAGYKAVLDAAGEYGRAFPMMMTAAGTISAAKAFVMGVGVAGLQAIATARRLGAQVSATDVRSATKEQIQSLGAKPIFVENVAGIEGEGSGGYATEMSDEYKAAQAELVSSHIAKQDIVITTALIPGRPAPRLISDAQIASMRPGSVIVDLAVESGGNVEGAVAGEVVTIHGVKIVGHKNVASRLASDASALFARNLYNFLSAFWDKEAGKPVLDEEIGDAIRLTQGGKIVNERLLT; from the coding sequence GTGAAGATCGCGGTCCTCAAGGAAACCGCCGCAGGCGAGCGGCGCGTTTCCGCGACGCCGGAGACGGTCAAGAAGTTCATCGCGCTTGGGGCCGAAGTGGCGGTCGAGAGCGGCGCGGGTGAGGCTGCTTCCTTTGCCGATGACGGCTACGCGGCGGCGGGTGCCACCGTCGGTTCGCGGGCTGATGTGCTGGCGAATGCCGATATCGTGCTGGGCGTGGCCGGACCGGATGTCGGTTCGCTGTCCGGCATCAAGTCCGGTGCATGGCTGGCGGCGGGCCTCAACCCGTTCGGCGAGCGCGAGCGTGTCGACGCCTATGCGTCGCTCGGCATCGAGGCGCTGGCAATGGAGTTCATGCCGCGCATCACCCGCGCGCAGTCAATGGATATCCTCTCCTCCCAGTCTAACCTCGCCGGGTACAAGGCGGTGCTGGACGCGGCGGGGGAATATGGCCGCGCCTTTCCGATGATGATGACCGCCGCGGGCACGATTTCCGCTGCAAAAGCGTTCGTCATGGGCGTCGGCGTCGCAGGGCTTCAGGCCATCGCCACCGCCCGCCGCCTGGGCGCGCAGGTGTCGGCCACCGATGTGCGGTCGGCGACGAAGGAGCAGATCCAGTCGCTGGGCGCGAAACCGATCTTCGTCGAGAATGTCGCCGGGATCGAAGGCGAAGGCTCGGGCGGCTATGCCACCGAAATGAGCGACGAATATAAGGCAGCCCAAGCCGAACTCGTGTCGTCGCATATCGCCAAGCAGGACATCGTCATCACCACCGCGCTGATCCCGGGCCGCCCCGCGCCGCGGCTGATCAGCGACGCTCAGATAGCGTCGATGCGGCCGGGCAGCGTGATCGTCGATCTCGCCGTCGAAAGCGGCGGCAATGTCGAGGGTGCGGTCGCGGGCGAAGTCGTCACGATCCACGGTGTGAAGATCGTCGGCCACAAGAACGTCGCCTCACGGCTGGCGTCCGACGCCTCGGCCCTGTTCGCGCGCAATCTCTACAACTTTCTGTCCGCCTTCTGGGACAAGGAAGCGGGCAAACCGGTCCTCGACGAGGAAATCGGCGACGCGATTCGGCTGACACAGGGTGGCAAGATTGTGAACGAGCGGCTGCTCACCTGA
- a CDS encoding sigma-54-dependent transcriptional regulator, translating to MTRNGQRQLMLIDDEPAQRRLVAAIAARRGWRTIFAGDAETALATLGTPDGMALDAIVLDHWAPDFDAAALIAELRLNRPMLPILLLTANGSVAAAVSAMRAGATDFLTKPIAADRLLAALDTAVGGKVSGELRPLTEKLTANLAFDEIVGSAPQFRAALAIAAKAARARVPVLIEGESGVGKEVVAEAIHAASPRHAKPVVRVNCGAIPANLVESELFGHEKGAFTGAFERKIGRFQEADGGTIFLDEIGEMPLEAQVKLLRVVQSGEIQPIGARHVSEVDVRVIAATNKTLLTEVEEGRFREDLYYRLNVVQVTIPPLRDRGGDIAPLARHLLARVGEQPGLRPLGITDDAIALLGSYDWPGNVRQLQNALFRAAVLCDGDALTRADFPQIAQLSGGRPAGAASANGGAASGAGITLFKPDGNLRALEEIEADVIRLAIGHYRGRMTEVARRLGIGRSTLYRKLGELGIDQNAA from the coding sequence ATGACGCGCAACGGCCAGCGCCAGTTGATGCTGATCGACGATGAGCCCGCCCAGCGGCGGCTGGTCGCGGCAATCGCCGCGCGTCGCGGATGGCGCACGATCTTTGCCGGGGATGCCGAGACTGCATTGGCGACCTTGGGCACGCCCGATGGCATGGCGCTGGATGCGATCGTGCTGGATCACTGGGCGCCCGATTTCGATGCGGCGGCGCTGATCGCCGAACTGCGGCTGAACCGTCCGATGCTGCCGATTTTGTTGCTGACCGCCAATGGCTCGGTTGCCGCCGCCGTCAGCGCGATGCGCGCCGGGGCCACCGATTTCCTGACGAAACCGATCGCCGCCGACCGGTTGCTCGCCGCACTGGATACGGCGGTGGGGGGCAAGGTGTCGGGCGAATTGCGTCCGCTGACCGAAAAACTGACCGCCAACCTGGCATTCGACGAAATCGTCGGCAGCGCACCGCAATTCCGCGCCGCACTGGCGATTGCGGCCAAGGCGGCACGGGCGCGGGTGCCCGTACTGATCGAAGGCGAAAGCGGCGTCGGCAAGGAAGTGGTGGCGGAGGCGATTCACGCCGCATCGCCCCGCCATGCGAAGCCGGTGGTGCGGGTGAATTGCGGGGCGATCCCGGCGAATCTGGTCGAATCCGAACTGTTCGGGCACGAAAAGGGCGCGTTCACCGGCGCGTTCGAGCGCAAGATCGGGCGCTTTCAGGAGGCGGATGGCGGGACCATTTTCCTCGACGAAATCGGCGAGATGCCGCTGGAGGCGCAGGTCAAGTTGCTCCGCGTCGTCCAGTCGGGCGAAATCCAGCCGATCGGTGCGCGGCATGTCAGCGAAGTCGATGTCCGCGTGATCGCGGCGACCAACAAGACGCTGCTGACCGAAGTCGAGGAAGGGCGATTCCGCGAGGATCTTTACTACCGGCTGAACGTGGTGCAGGTCACGATCCCTCCCTTGCGCGACCGTGGCGGCGATATCGCGCCGCTGGCCCGACATCTGCTGGCGCGGGTGGGGGAACAGCCGGGGTTGCGCCCGCTGGGGATTACCGACGATGCCATCGCCTTGCTGGGCAGCTATGACTGGCCGGGCAATGTCCGCCAGCTTCAGAACGCCTTGTTCCGCGCCGCCGTGCTGTGTGACGGCGACGCGCTGACCCGCGCCGACTTCCCACAGATCGCGCAGCTTTCCGGCGGACGTCCGGCAGGGGCGGCATCGGCCAATGGCGGGGCGGCGTCCGGGGCGGGGATCACCCTGTTCAAGCCCGACGGCAATCTGCGTGCGCTGGAGGAGATCGAGGCGGATGTGATTCGCCTTGCGATCGGCCATTATCGCGGGCGGATGACGGAGGTTGCGCGGCGGCTGGGGATTGGGCGCTCGACGCTCTACCGCAAGCTCGGCGAACTGGGAATCGACCAGAACGCCGCGTGA
- a CDS encoding NAD(P) transhydrogenase subunit alpha produces MDFISILSIFVLACFVGYYVVWSVTPALHTPLMAVTNAISSVIIVGALIASAAAGSPTSKWLGLIAVALASVNIFGGFAVTARMLAMYKKKG; encoded by the coding sequence ATGGACTTCATCTCGATCCTGTCGATCTTCGTGCTGGCGTGCTTCGTCGGCTATTATGTGGTGTGGTCGGTGACCCCGGCGCTGCACACGCCGCTGATGGCCGTCACCAACGCCATCTCCAGCGTCATCATCGTCGGCGCGCTGATCGCGTCTGCCGCCGCCGGGAGCCCGACTTCGAAATGGCTGGGGCTGATCGCGGTGGCGCTGGCCAGTGTCAATATTTTCGGCGGGTTCGCCGTCACCGCGCGCATGCTCGCCATGTACAAGAAGAAGGGCTGA
- a CDS encoding NAD(P)(+) transhydrogenase (Re/Si-specific) subunit beta — protein MHEVAPVNPWIALAYLIAGVCFIVALRGLSSPATSRRGNRFGMAGMLIAVVTTLVTHVPLGGLSGAHAPAIAVAGGFPDLVTLGEIVAAIAIGGGFGWVVARKIKMTDMPQLVAGFHSLVGLAAVLVGVAAYLNPQAFGIVFSAGSPNAGLILPVSRIELGLGVAIGAITFSGSVIAFLKLNGNMGGKPIMLPGRHVINLGTLAGIIGLIAFYTIQLEVPEWVFWTVLALSFLIGFLLIIPIGGADMPVVVSMLNSYSGWAAAAMGFTLGNTAMIITGALVGSSGAILSYIMCRAMNRSFISVIAGGFGGDSGGAGAAAATDRPWKRGSAEDAAFLMSQAEQIIIVPGYGMAVAQAQHTLREMGDKLKEHGVRVKYAIHPVAGRMPGHMNVLLAEANVPYDEVFELEDINSEFAQTDVAFIIGANDVVNPAAKTDKSSPIYGMPVFDVNKAKTVLFIKRSMGGVGYAGVDNDVFYQDNTMMLLADAKKMVEEIVKNLD, from the coding sequence ATGCACGAAGTTGCTCCCGTCAACCCCTGGATTGCGCTCGCCTATCTGATCGCGGGCGTCTGTTTCATCGTCGCGTTGCGCGGCCTGTCCTCCCCCGCGACCAGCCGTCGCGGCAATCGCTTCGGCATGGCGGGGATGTTGATCGCGGTGGTGACGACGCTCGTCACGCATGTGCCGCTAGGTGGCCTAAGCGGTGCGCATGCGCCAGCCATTGCCGTAGCCGGAGGTTTCCCCGACCTCGTTACGCTCGGTGAGATTGTTGCCGCCATCGCGATTGGTGGCGGCTTTGGCTGGGTTGTCGCACGTAAGATCAAGATGACCGACATGCCGCAGCTGGTCGCGGGCTTCCACAGCCTTGTCGGCCTTGCCGCCGTGCTGGTCGGCGTCGCCGCCTATCTGAACCCGCAAGCATTCGGGATCGTCTTTTCGGCGGGTTCGCCAAACGCCGGACTGATTCTGCCGGTCAGCCGGATCGAGCTGGGTCTTGGCGTCGCAATCGGCGCGATCACCTTCTCCGGCTCGGTTATCGCCTTCTTGAAACTGAATGGCAATATGGGCGGCAAGCCGATCATGCTGCCGGGGCGGCATGTCATAAACCTGGGCACGCTCGCCGGGATTATCGGCCTGATCGCCTTCTACACGATCCAACTCGAAGTCCCCGAATGGGTGTTCTGGACCGTGCTCGCTTTGTCCTTCCTGATCGGTTTCCTGCTCATCATTCCGATTGGCGGGGCGGACATGCCGGTGGTGGTGTCGATGCTCAACAGCTATTCCGGCTGGGCGGCGGCGGCGATGGGCTTTACGCTTGGCAACACCGCGATGATCATCACCGGCGCGCTGGTCGGGTCTTCGGGCGCGATCCTGTCCTACATCATGTGCCGCGCGATGAACCGCAGCTTCATCAGCGTGATCGCGGGCGGCTTTGGCGGCGACAGCGGCGGTGCTGGCGCAGCAGCGGCAACCGATCGCCCGTGGAAGCGCGGCTCCGCCGAGGACGCCGCCTTCCTGATGAGTCAGGCCGAACAGATCATCATCGTCCCCGGATACGGCATGGCTGTCGCCCAGGCGCAGCACACGCTGCGCGAAATGGGCGACAAACTCAAGGAACATGGCGTCCGCGTGAAATACGCGATCCACCCGGTCGCAGGGCGCATGCCCGGCCATATGAACGTCCTGCTGGCCGAAGCGAACGTCCCCTATGACGAGGTGTTCGAGCTGGAGGACATCAACAGCGAGTTCGCGCAGACAGATGTCGCGTTCATCATCGGCGCCAACGATGTCGTCAATCCGGCGGCCAAGACCGACAAGTCCTCGCCCATCTATGGCATGCCCGTGTTCGACGTGAACAAGGCCAAGACGGTATTGTTCATCAAACGCTCCATGGGCGGCGTCGGTTACGCCGGCGTGGACAATGACGTGTTTTATCAGGACAATACGATGATGCTGCTGGCCGATGCCAAGAAGATGGTCGAGGAGATCGTGAAGAATCTGGATTGA